In Musa acuminata AAA Group cultivar baxijiao chromosome BXJ2-8, Cavendish_Baxijiao_AAA, whole genome shotgun sequence, one genomic interval encodes:
- the LOC103993248 gene encoding U-box domain-containing protein 33-like encodes MEASQGGVFGCTGSSPSMESVRVGNEIEEESVETPVESEEDKVYVAVAAELEAGLTTLLWAIKNKHGAKAVVIVHVHSPTQMIPMMGGSFLASSLSAVQVSAYRQMERDKMNKRLDEYLAVCLRLKVRAEKLVIENDDVTRGLVELIAQFGITKLVMGAAADKRYSKKMKELKSKTATGVNQQADPSCMIWFVCKGKLIYTREASLHASWAENSPSKTPNQDRRLSKPGSSTNPCEEISSHSQRSDNLSVSNTDKEVSNSWSVSLPSDGESEAGSVSLSPVHDSEDLQFSYLHHELEDSDSHSDLFNKLQAVLKEVENLKREAFEESCKYRKAETQLMLSQQKAKASENLYAKEVRYRKEIEEALDREKLEVEKLKNQHAAVLKQLQNAIDENLELGHKLTESICTTRDFEEKISANCHLLHSLQEKCDTLQRERDGAVKEVEELRHKAVWTNAGISWPLILEFSYLELEQATQNFNNSLMIGKGGFGKVYKGFLRNTTVAIKMLHPKSLQGQNEFNQEVAVLSKVRHPNLVTLIGACSDVLALIYEFLPNGSLEDCLACINSTPPLTWQVRTRIIGEICSALIFLHSNKPHAVVHGDLKPDNILLDSNLVSKLGDFGICRFLIESNTSATPYHKTHPKGTIAYIDPEFLATGELTPQSDVYAFGIIILRLLTGKPAPGIAREVQKALDDGYLHAMVDQSAGNWPFVQAKQLAHLGLRCSDTSRRNRPDLVAEIWRVVEPMMKAASLSVSSVSYNSFSEENYQIPSYFICPIFQEVMSDPLIAADGFTYEAEAIKGWIDSGHETSPMTNLQLPNCELIPNRTLRSAIQEWLQLQQRS; translated from the exons ATGGAGGCGAGTCAGGGAGGGGTTTTTGGCTGCACTGGTAGTTCCCCGTCGATGGAGAGCGTACGGGTCGGTAATGAGATAGAGGAGGAGTCGGTGGAGACGCCGGTGGAGTCGGAGGAGGATAAGGTCTATGTCGCGGTGGCTGCGGAGCTGGAGGCCGGACTGACCACTCTTTTGTGGGCTATTAAGAACAAGCACGGTGCCAAAGCCGTCGTTATCGTTCACGTTCATTCGCCAACGCAGATGATACCTATGA TGGGGGGCAGTTTTCTTGCAAGCTCACTAAGTGCAGTGCAAGTCAGTGCTTATAGGCAGATGGAGAGGGATAAGATGAACAAAAGATTGGATGAATACCTTGCTGTGTGCTTGCGACTGAAG GTAAGAGCTGAGAAGCTAGTAATTGAGAATGATGATGTGACAAGAGGGCTTGTGGAGCTTATTGCACAGTTTGGCATCACTAAGCTTGTCATGGGAGCAGCAGCAGATAAGCGATATTCAAA GAAGATGAAAGAGCTCAAGTCCAAGACTGCAACCGGTGTGAATCAACAAGCTGATCCATCATGCATGATATGGTTTGTTTGCAAAGGGAAGCTGATATACACCAG AGAAGCCAGTCTACATGCTTCTTGGGCAGAAAATTCACCATCCAAGACACCTAATCAGGACAGAAGATTAAGCAAACCGGGAAGTTCAACCAATCCCTGCGAAGAGATTTCTAGCCATTCTCAGAGATCAGATAATTTGTCAGTATCAAATACCGACAAAGAGGTTAGCAATTCTTGGTCAGTTTCATTGCCCAGTGACGGAGAATCTGAAGCTGGATCAGTGAGTTTATCTCCAGTGCATGATTCTGAGGATCTGCAGTTTTCATATCTGCATCATGAGCTG GAAGATTCCGACTCACATTctgatttatttaataaacttcaaGCTGTCCTCAAGGAGGTGGAGAATTTGAAGCGTGAAGCTTTTGAAGAGTCCTGCAAATATAGAAAAGCTGAAACACAATTAATGTTGTCTCAACAAAAG GCTAAAGCATCAGAGAACCTGTATGCCAAAGAAGTGAGATACAGAAAAGAAATTGAGGAAGCACTTGATAGAGAAAAACTAGAAGTGGAAAAACTCAAAAACCAACATGCTGCAGTCTTAAAACAGCTCCAGAATGCAATTGATGAGAATCTGGAATTGGGACACAAGCTCACTGAATCGATTTGTACCACCAGAGATTTTGAAGAGAAAATCTCAGCTAACTGCCACCTCCTCCACTCGCTCCAGGAAAAATGTGATACATTGCAGCGCGAACGAGATGGTGCAGTTAAAGAAGTTGAAGAGCTACGCCATAAGGCAGTGTGGACAAATGCTGGCATTTCTTGGCCTTTAATCTTGGAATTTTCCTACTTGGAGCTGGAACAAGCAACTCAAAATTTCAACAATTCTTTAATGATCGGCAAAGGTGGATTTGGAAAAGTCTATAAAGGTTTTCTCCGCAACACCACTGTGGCTATAAAAATGTTGCATCCAAAAAGTTTGCAAGGCCAAAATGAGTTCAACCAGGAG GTTGCTGTTCTCAGCAAGGTGAGGCATCCAAACCTTGTGACACTGATCGGAGCATGCTCTGATGTCTTAGCTCTCATATATGAGTTCCTTCCCAATGGAAGCCTAGAAGACTGTCTTGCCTGTATAAACAGCACTCCACCCCTCACATGGCAGGTTCGCACCCGTATTATTGGTGAAATATGCTCTGCACTAATCTTCCTTCACTCAAACAAGCCACATGCTGTGGTGCATGGTGATCTTAAGCCTGACAACATCCTTCTTGACTCTAACCTGGTGTCCAAGCTTGGTGACTTCGGCATCTGCAGGTTCCTAATTGAGTCCAACACCTCCGCGACCCCCTACCACAAGACACATCCAAAAGGCACAATTGCGTACATTGACCCAGAATTCCTTGCTACTGGGGAACTTACACCACAGTCTGATGTTTACGCTTTCGGGATCATAATCCTACGGCTGTTAACAGGAAAACCTGCCCCGGGCATTGCTAGGGAAGTGCAAAAAGCCTTGGACGATGGATATTTGCATGCTATGGTTGATCAGTCTGCAGGGAACTGGCCATTTGTGCAGGCCAAGCAATTGGCACATTTGGGGCTaagatgctctgataccagtagGAGGAACCGTCCAGATCTTGTGGCAGAGATTTGGAGGGTGGTGGAGCCCATGATGAAGGCTGCTTCATTGTCTGTTTCATCGGTCTCCTATAATTCATTCTCCGAGGAAAATTACCAAATTCCTTCCTATTTCATCTGCCCAATTTTTCAG GAGGTGATGAGTGATCCACTCATAGCGGCAGATGGCTTTACATATGAAGCTGAGGCTATAAAGGGCTGGATCGATAGCGGGCATGAAACTTCACCCATGACAAACTTACAACTTCCCAACTGTGAGCTTATACCAAATCGAACCCTTCGTTCCGCCATCCAGGAATGGCTTCAGCTGCAGCAGCGGTCATGA
- the LOC135619059 gene encoding SKP1-like protein 21 isoform X2 — MSESEKAIIKPEAMKSFIWLQCADGSIQQVEEEVATFCPMIYREIVQTGMGSSKNYAISLPEHVNPAILNFIFDYCRFHQVPGRSNRERKSFDEKFIRMDTKRLCELTSAADSLQLKPLVDLTSRALARMIEGKSPEEIRETFHLPDDLTEEEKLEPLKNVNDDPRIRLLNRLYAKKRKELKERQKLKSKEADEEKKEERSVDEILSFINGHEDSKGVKAIKNKKKNRRKKVLSKDTSGDSAKVHRKKEDTFSPSPSQNLEVQGNVEDAFVSNVEFGDGDIDDELDPAVKEELDREVEDFARRLNSDWPERMQEILSLGQDRRLVPNLVNSNGSVQKFAGLDGR, encoded by the exons ATGTCGGAAAGTGAAAAGGCCATTATCAAGCCAGAG GCCATGAAGTCTTTTATCTGGCTGCAATGTGCTGATGGGTCAATTCAGCAAGTTGAAGAGGAGGTGGCAACATTCTGTCCCATGATATACCGAGAGATCGTTCAGACAGGGATGGGATCATCAAAAAACTATGCTATATCTTTACCTGAACATGTCAATCCAGCGATTCTGAACTTTATTTTTGATTATTGCCGGTTTCATCAAGTTCCTGGCCGCTCTAACAGG GAGCGGAAATCTTTTGATGAGAAATTCATCAGAATGGATACAAAACGACTGTGTGAATTGACTTCTGCAGCTGACAGCCTCCAGCTAAAGCCATTGGTTGATCTCACTAGTCGAGCTCTTGCTCGTATGATAGAAGGGAAGTCACCGGAAGAAATTCGTGAGACATTTCATTTGCCAGATGACCTTACAGAA GAAGAGAAGCTGGAGCCATTGAAAAATGTAAATGATGATCCACGGATTCGGTTACTCAATCGATTATATGCTAAAAAACGTAAAGAACTAAAAGAGCGGCAGAAATTGAAG AGTAAGGAAGCAgatgaagagaagaaagaggagcgTTCTGTTGATGAGATTTTATCTTTTATAAATGGACATGAAG ATTCCAAAGGTGTTAAAGctattaaaaataagaaaaagaatagGAGGAAAAAAGTTCTATCAAAGGATACCTCCGGAGACTCTGCCAAAGTGCACAGGAAG AAGGAAGACACCTTTTCTCCTAGTCCAAGTCAAAATTTGGAAGTGCAAGGCAATGTTGAAGATGCTTTTGTATCAAATGTTGAATTTGGAGATGGTGATATCGATGATGAGCTAGATCCCGCTGTGAAGGAAGAACTTGATAG AGAAGTGGAAGATTTTGCCAGAAGATTAAATTCTGATTGGCCTGAAAGAATGCAAGAAATTTTGTCTTTAGGACAAGACAGGAGGCTTGTTCCTAATTTGGTGAATTCGAATGGTTCGGTTCAGAAATTCGCAG GCTTGGATGGAAGATGA
- the LOC135619059 gene encoding SKP1-like protein 21 isoform X1, with protein sequence MSESEKAIIKPEAMKSFIWLQCADGSIQQVEEEVATFCPMIYREIVQTGMGSSKNYAISLPEHVNPAILNFIFDYCRFHQVPGRSNRERKSFDEKFIRMDTKRLCELTSAADSLQLKPLVDLTSRALARMIEGKSPEEIRETFHLPDDLTEVLYQEEKLEPLKNVNDDPRIRLLNRLYAKKRKELKERQKLKSKEADEEKKEERSVDEILSFINGHEDSKGVKAIKNKKKNRRKKVLSKDTSGDSAKVHRKKEDTFSPSPSQNLEVQGNVEDAFVSNVEFGDGDIDDELDPAVKEELDREVEDFARRLNSDWPERMQEILSLGQDRRLVPNLVNSNGSVQKFAGLDGR encoded by the exons ATGTCGGAAAGTGAAAAGGCCATTATCAAGCCAGAG GCCATGAAGTCTTTTATCTGGCTGCAATGTGCTGATGGGTCAATTCAGCAAGTTGAAGAGGAGGTGGCAACATTCTGTCCCATGATATACCGAGAGATCGTTCAGACAGGGATGGGATCATCAAAAAACTATGCTATATCTTTACCTGAACATGTCAATCCAGCGATTCTGAACTTTATTTTTGATTATTGCCGGTTTCATCAAGTTCCTGGCCGCTCTAACAGG GAGCGGAAATCTTTTGATGAGAAATTCATCAGAATGGATACAAAACGACTGTGTGAATTGACTTCTGCAGCTGACAGCCTCCAGCTAAAGCCATTGGTTGATCTCACTAGTCGAGCTCTTGCTCGTATGATAGAAGGGAAGTCACCGGAAGAAATTCGTGAGACATTTCATTTGCCAGATGACCTTACAGAA GTTTTATATCAGGAAGAGAAGCTGGAGCCATTGAAAAATGTAAATGATGATCCACGGATTCGGTTACTCAATCGATTATATGCTAAAAAACGTAAAGAACTAAAAGAGCGGCAGAAATTGAAG AGTAAGGAAGCAgatgaagagaagaaagaggagcgTTCTGTTGATGAGATTTTATCTTTTATAAATGGACATGAAG ATTCCAAAGGTGTTAAAGctattaaaaataagaaaaagaatagGAGGAAAAAAGTTCTATCAAAGGATACCTCCGGAGACTCTGCCAAAGTGCACAGGAAG AAGGAAGACACCTTTTCTCCTAGTCCAAGTCAAAATTTGGAAGTGCAAGGCAATGTTGAAGATGCTTTTGTATCAAATGTTGAATTTGGAGATGGTGATATCGATGATGAGCTAGATCCCGCTGTGAAGGAAGAACTTGATAG AGAAGTGGAAGATTTTGCCAGAAGATTAAATTCTGATTGGCCTGAAAGAATGCAAGAAATTTTGTCTTTAGGACAAGACAGGAGGCTTGTTCCTAATTTGGTGAATTCGAATGGTTCGGTTCAGAAATTCGCAG GCTTGGATGGAAGATGA